In Candidatus Hydrogenedentota bacterium, the DNA window CGAAAACCGCCGCCGCGGCCACGAACCCGAGCAGCACCGCCCCCGTCAGCCGCGCGGGCCGGGGGCGGGCCCAGCCGAGCCGCTCCAGCACCCACCGCGCGTAGACCGCCGCCCCGAGCGGCAGGATCACGGCCACGGCGAACCCATTGGCGCGCAGGGCGGCCGCGAACTCGCCGTGGAGCAGCAGGTGCGCCGCGCGCTGCCCGCCGCAGCCGGGGCACAGCAGGCCGGTGAACCGGTGAAACACGCAGGGCAGATACCCATGCGCGGTGGCGGGGTCGGCGAAATAAAGGAACAGCGCCGCCGCCCCCAGCACGGCGGCGGACACGGCGACCTCCAGCCGCCCCCGGGGCGGGCGGTCTGTCCGGGGGGCCTTGGCGGCCGCGTCATGCTGTCGGGACGTGTCAGACATGGGGGCATTATCCCAGATGGCGGCATCCGCGCGCCCGCGCGGCGGTTGTCTTTTCCGCCC includes these proteins:
- a CDS encoding DUF2752 domain-containing protein, which codes for MSDTSRQHDAAAKAPRTDRPPRGRLEVAVSAAVLGAAALFLYFADPATAHGYLPCVFHRFTGLLCPGCGGQRAAHLLLHGEFAAALRANGFAVAVILPLGAAVYARWVLERLGWARPRPARLTGAVLLGFVAAAAVFAVLRNLPGEMWSVLRP